The genomic window CGTGGTAGACGAACTCCTGGCCCTCCTCCGCGAGGCGCGTTCCCAGGAGGGTCAACTGGCTCATGGTGGCTCCTCGGCGCCCGAGCGTCTTGGGCGTTCGGTCCTCACGCGAATGAGGCGTGGCCTGGGAGTTGCCGATAGCGAACCGCTTGGAAGCCCCCTCCCGCTCGTGCCCGCTCACTCGTTGTGCTCCTCGGCTACGCTCACTGCGTTCGCTCCGCCTGCGGTGCTTACTTCGTGAGCGAACACGAGCGGTCGGCCCCTTCCATTCCCACCCGATCGTGCATGGTCGACGCTCGCGACACCCCGGTGGACGGACCGGCCGAGCGCGGCGGCGCCGGTGGGTTTCGCTCGCGTTGGGCGGTCGGAGGGGATCACTTTCGCCGCGGGGGACGCGAACTCTTTACCGCTCGGCGTCCGAACGCCTGCCAGATACCACCGTGGCGTCGACGAACGGCTACACCCGCTTCTTCCCCTACGACGAACCCTTCGAGGGCCAGCGAGAGGCGATGGACCGGATCTACAACGCGCTGGTCCGGGGCCAGGACGTCACCTTCGAGGGCGCCTGCGGGACTGGGAAGACGCTCGCGGCGCTCGCGCCGGCGCTGGAGCACGCCCGTGAAACCGACAAGACCGTCGTCATCACGACGAACGTCCACCAGCAGCAACGGCAGTTCGTCCGCGAGGCGCGGCGGATCACCGAACAGGAGCCCATCCAGGCCGTCGTATTCCGCGGGAAGGGGTCGATGTGCCACGTCGACGTGGACTACCAGGAGTGTCAGGTCCTGCGGGACGCGACGCGGGACCTCGTCGACCTGGAGCAGGAGCAGGCCGAACTGGAACGGCGGGCTGACGCGCTGCAGGCGAGCGCACAGGCCGGCGAGGAGGATGCGACGGAAGCGTACGGGGCGGTGACCGAGGAACTCGAACGGGTCGAGACCGAACTCGAGAACCTGCAGGACGCCTCGACCTGCGAGTACTACCGCGCCAATCTGGAGCGCGACCCCGCCGGATTCTACCAGTGGCTCTACGACGACGTCCGCACCCCAGACGAGATCTACGAGCGCGCGGAGGCCGCGGGCTTCTGTGGCTACGAACTCCTCAAGGACGGCGTCGACGACGTCGACCTGGCGATCTGTAACTACCACCACCTGCTCGATCCCCAGATCCGCGAGGCGTTCCTCCGCTGGCTCGACTGCGACCCCGAGGACGTCATCGTCGTCTTCGACGAGGCCCACAACGTCGCCGACGCCGCCCGGGAGCACGCCACCCGGACCTGCACCGAGAACACGCTCGAGCAGGCGCTCGACGAACTCGAGGCGACGCCGGATCCGCGCAGCGACGCGGCGGCGAACGTCCTCGCACCGTTTCTCGCCGCCCTCCGCGAGACCTACGACGAGAATCTCGGTTTCGGCGACGTCGGCGAGCACTGGAGCGACGTCGCGATCGACAACGACGACCGTCGGGACGATCTCACGCTGGCGTTCCTCCAGGCCTACTCCGGCCGCGGCGTCGAGGACGACATCGAGGACGCGCTCGCGCTGGGCGAGGAACTCGACTCGGAGTACGAGGAGGCATTCAGAGAGGGCGAGGCCAGCGAGCGACAGGAGTGCCAGACGCTCCAGGCGGCCCGGTTCGTCGACGCCTGGCTCGAGGACGCTCCCGAACCCGGCTACTACCCGACGCTCGGGGTGCGCCGCGATCAGGGCACGGACGAAATCTACGGCCGCGCGGAGCTATACGCCTGCCTCCCCGGCTCCGTCACCGGCGACCTCTCCGCCGACGCCCACGCCACCGTCCTCATGTCGGCCACCCTCCGGCCCTTCGACGTGCTCGAGGACGTCCTCGGTCTCGACGATCCAGCGACGATGGC from Salinarchaeum sp. Harcht-Bsk1 includes these protein-coding regions:
- a CDS encoding ATP-dependent DNA helicase → MASTNGYTRFFPYDEPFEGQREAMDRIYNALVRGQDVTFEGACGTGKTLAALAPALEHARETDKTVVITTNVHQQQRQFVREARRITEQEPIQAVVFRGKGSMCHVDVDYQECQVLRDATRDLVDLEQEQAELERRADALQASAQAGEEDATEAYGAVTEELERVETELENLQDASTCEYYRANLERDPAGFYQWLYDDVRTPDEIYERAEAAGFCGYELLKDGVDDVDLAICNYHHLLDPQIREAFLRWLDCDPEDVIVVFDEAHNVADAAREHATRTCTENTLEQALDELEATPDPRSDAAANVLAPFLAALRETYDENLGFGDVGEHWSDVAIDNDDRRDDLTLAFLQAYSGRGVEDDIEDALALGEELDSEYEEAFREGEASERQECQTLQAARFVDAWLEDAPEPGYYPTLGVRRDQGTDEIYGRAELYACLPGSVTGDLSADAHATVLMSATLRPFDVLEDVLGLDDPATMAYGLNFPEERRRTFAVDTPPLFSSDRDDPEVQATVAGALRDTVEFTPGNTLAFFPSYSEAERYHELLTGERNLVGGATGDGSGSAADTITLDDGTTAYLDRAGTSAEDLRQRFVEDDHAVLFTSLWGTLTEGVSFDGDDATSVAVVGVPYPHLDDRAKAVQEAYDLAFADRPVADPGWRYAVEIPTVRKTRQALGRVLRSPEDLGVRVLLDRRYTAAGQGQLGQYSVHDTFPPEEREELIDVAPGKLKFAIRNFYTDYAAYDGDPPIPE